Proteins from a genomic interval of Roseofilum capinflatum BLCC-M114:
- a CDS encoding YgiT-type zinc finger protein gives MFKCHVCGSTESHVEQVSEVLKIQGNFYLVENIPATVCSRCGEETFSRETTERVRVMLHQGDKPIRSLALDVFSFDEAV, from the coding sequence ATGTTTAAATGTCATGTTTGTGGCTCAACGGAGTCTCATGTAGAGCAAGTGAGTGAGGTTTTGAAGATCCAGGGAAATTTCTATCTCGTTGAAAATATTCCAGCGACGGTTTGTTCTCGTTGTGGGGAAGAAACATTTAGTCGGGAAACAACAGAGCGGGTTCGAGTGATGCTACATCAAGGAGACAAACCTATTCGATCGCTCGCTCTAGATGTTTTTTCCTTTGATGAGGCGGTTTGA
- a CDS encoding DUF4258 domain-containing protein, giving the protein MKTLEEIKSQLYAGNFEFTRHGFKRAIERNISESEIKEASVTMEVVEDYPEDKYSPSCLLLGFTLANRALHLQVSRLEFDVVKIITLYEPAPDQWIDNRRRKSNV; this is encoded by the coding sequence ATGAAAACACTAGAGGAGATTAAAAGTCAGTTATATGCTGGAAACTTTGAATTTACCCGTCATGGGTTTAAGCGGGCGATCGAACGCAATATCAGTGAGTCGGAGATCAAGGAAGCGAGTGTCACAATGGAGGTAGTTGAAGATTATCCAGAGGACAAATATTCACCGAGTTGTCTACTTTTAGGATTTACGTTAGCAAACCGCGCTTTACATCTTCAGGTTTCAAGACTTGAATTTGATGTTGTTAAAATTATCACGTTATATGAACCAGCCCCAGACCAATGGATTGATAATCGCAGGAGGAAAAGCAATGTTTAA
- a CDS encoding AAA family ATPase: protein MDDLEQEILREAFQGQKYAKIAQERDLTEGHVRDTASQLWKILSEALGENIKKSNVRSTIERFYYSNIYHFGHDIVHIGDIKVCSQGSPVAKSSEEKQKPPQIDLGLAPEVSCFYGRREELETLESWVSGSRLILLLGLPGIGKTSLALKLIDRIQTQFDRILYYSLQFSPPLTATLTHLLQVLTDSEEVPHELEAQHEALLKALKRDRLLILLDDLQTLFAPQQSAGHYLPNLENYRTFFQLLGQVPHQSCIILISDEQPKEPKISPILRLNGLGNHTTDIFRHYQLLDEEDWETLSHRYHHHPLWLTGVSQLIQDLFQGNVRQFLEQDILLIDSIQDQYQRRFNRLSDLEQELLQDMAQFSAPVGLGDLLKGRSQPATIILHTLQSLQRRLWIETVETPQFTLSPLTMNYLKLIARQ, encoded by the coding sequence ATGGATGATCTTGAACAAGAGATCCTACGGGAAGCCTTTCAGGGTCAGAAGTATGCAAAGATTGCCCAAGAGCGCGATCTAACAGAGGGTCATGTGAGGGATACAGCTTCTCAATTATGGAAAATTCTGTCTGAAGCTTTGGGAGAAAACATAAAAAAATCTAATGTTCGCTCAACTATAGAGCGTTTTTATTACTCCAACATTTACCATTTTGGTCATGACATTGTTCATATTGGAGATATTAAGGTATGCAGCCAGGGTTCTCCTGTTGCAAAGTCTTCAGAAGAGAAACAGAAACCACCGCAAATTGATTTGGGACTTGCGCCAGAAGTTTCTTGTTTTTATGGACGTAGAGAAGAACTGGAAACGCTGGAAAGTTGGGTGAGTGGCTCTCGTTTAATCTTGCTGTTGGGACTTCCGGGAATTGGTAAAACGTCTCTGGCGCTGAAATTGATCGATCGCATCCAAACTCAGTTCGATCGCATCCTCTACTACAGTCTCCAGTTCTCTCCCCCCTTAACCGCGACGCTTACCCATCTGTTGCAGGTTCTCACCGACTCTGAAGAGGTTCCCCACGAACTCGAAGCGCAACACGAAGCACTGCTCAAAGCTCTCAAGCGCGATCGCCTCCTCATCCTCCTCGACGATCTGCAAACTCTTTTTGCACCACAGCAATCGGCTGGCCACTATTTGCCCAACTTAGAGAATTATCGCACCTTTTTTCAGCTTTTAGGTCAAGTTCCCCATCAAAGTTGCATCATCCTCATCAGCGACGAACAACCCAAAGAGCCGAAAATCAGCCCAATCTTGCGCTTAAACGGACTCGGCAATCACACAACCGACATTTTCCGTCATTATCAACTCCTCGATGAAGAAGACTGGGAAACCCTCAGTCATCGCTACCACCATCATCCCCTCTGGTTAACTGGGGTATCCCAACTGATACAAGACCTGTTTCAAGGCAACGTGCGCCAATTTCTGGAACAAGATATCCTCTTAATTGACTCCATCCAAGACCAATATCAGCGCCGTTTTAACCGCTTATCCGACTTAGAACAAGAGCTACTGCAAGATATGGCGCAATTTTCCGCACCCGTTGGCTTAGGAGACCTGTTGAAAGGGCGATCGCAACCCGCTACAATCATCCTCCATACCCTGCAATCCCTACAACGCCGACTGTGGATAGAAACCGTCGAAACCCCTCAATTTACCCTCTCTCCCTTGACGATGAATTACTTAAAATTAATAGCTCGTCAGTAG